In Desulfobulbaceae bacterium, the DNA window AATGCATGTTTTCTGGCCTTAAACGGTCATTTTCAGGCGTGAAATGGGTGCTGTAAGGGATGTTAAGTTCTCGGCATTTTCCTTAACGGTTCATTTTTGATATCAAAATCGACCTTCTAAGGATGATTTTAGGTCATTTTTCTTTCTATTGTGTTGTCATATCGGAATGTTGGCTCGGTCCGACCCCATTCACGCCACCATTCACGCCCCCCATTCACGACCCCCGATTACCAGCAAAGGCCCATGGCGTAGCTCTAAAACTCCGGGAATACAACAGGCGTTATCAAATGCTTATCTGAAATCCCAGGGTCTTTATTCGTTACGCGATGGATGGATCAAGCTTCATCATCCCAAGTGAACCGCCCTGTGCGGAGCCGCATGCAAGGTGGTGTGGGGGCTGGGGGTTAAAAACCCCCGGCTACCCGATTATGACTTTTTGATACGTTTAGTTGCAATAAAAAACTTTATATGTCAATATAAAACAAAACTCAAAATAAAGGAGACGATATGTCAACCGCAGTCAAAATTTCTGATGAACTTGTCGCAAAAGCAAAAGTACAATCCAAAGTATTCAAACGATCAGTAGCAGGACAGATTGAGTATTGGGCAAAAATCGGCCAAATAATTGAAGAAAATCCTGAGCTACCACTTCCCTTTATCCAAGATATTTTAATTGGTAAAGAAGAAATAAAATCTGGACTAGGCACTCAATATGTTTTTGGAGAATAATGTATGGATAATATTTCAGAGATTATCCAATCTCCGACTTTTGCCCGACAAAAAAAGAAACTGAAGAAAAACCAGATTAAAAAACTGGATGAGGCCATCAAAACAATCATGACCACCCCTGACATAGGCGACTTGAAAAAAGGAGACCTACAAGGAATAAGAGTTTATAAATACAAAGTCGGAAACAACCTTATTCTGCTAGCATACGAGATCGAAGGTTCGATTCTTTACCTTTATTCTTTCGGGTCACATCAAAACTTCTATCGAGAACTCAGTAAATATCTCCATTAATATCCGTTCTATCCTTCATAACGTCGCGGTTCAACTGTCGCAGGGGCTTCCACAAAACTATCTAAATGCCAAGGACTCACGAACACATAAAATTTTCAAAAACGGCGCGGCCCCTGCAATCAGGTGCAACCGTCTTGTTCGGCTTTTATTATTATTCTTGACGATTAAGTACAGTGTTCGATTTGTTGTATGCACGCCTTACTTTGTTTAAAGCTTTATAAAGTCCTTCTTGGTCATCTGGGTTTGATACTGCAGATTGCGCAAATTCAATGCTTGCCTTAACCAAGCTAAATGCGGGACTAAATATTACCGGATCGGATGCCTTACCTGTTAATTTTTTGGAGCCATTGGAAAGCTCATTTAATTCAGATCTCCAATTTTTAAGAGGCGTATTCGTATTTTCTTTCTTTTTTTGGCTATCATTTTTAGCAGTATCAAAACTTTCAATAATACGATTGTTTTGCTTGGCTGCCATATAGGATTCCTTCAATTCACGTTTTATTCCACTACCAAAATAGATGTTATGTGCCTGAAAGAGTCCATCATATATAATTTTACCTTGAAATGGTAATAAAACTGTTTGGACATACATAGGGAGGCGAGAACGGTGAATAAGTTCATCGAAATTTTGATGGAGAGCTAACACTCCGTAGACTTCATCATTTTCAATGAATATTGCACATCGTTTTAAATATCTTTCAATATGGAAATTTCCTTTAACAAAGCATTTCCATCCAGAAATAATATCTAACCTCTCTACAGATAACTTCTGAGGGTTTTCTTG includes these proteins:
- a CDS encoding type II toxin-antitoxin system RelE/ParE family toxin, translated to MDNISEIIQSPTFARQKKKLKKNQIKKLDEAIKTIMTTPDIGDLKKGDLQGIRVYKYKVGNNLILLAYEIEGSILYLYSFGSHQNFYRELSKYLH
- a CDS encoding ParD-like family protein, with translation MSTAVKISDELVAKAKVQSKVFKRSVAGQIEYWAKIGQIIEENPELPLPFIQDILIGKEEIKSGLGTQYVFGE